From a single Sphingobium sp. genomic region:
- a CDS encoding SCP2 sterol-binding domain-containing protein — protein sequence MTSDALAQVTAGLKDAVGEDCGLGAVVKFDFGPEGVVVIDATAVPNVVDNEDRPAQCTLKQSIADFAAMSEGTLGAAQAMMTARLKIEGDMGLAMRIDGALSRGR from the coding sequence ATGACAAGTGATGCGCTTGCCCAGGTGACCGCCGGGCTGAAGGACGCGGTGGGTGAGGACTGCGGCCTCGGCGCGGTGGTGAAGTTCGACTTCGGGCCCGAGGGCGTCGTGGTGATCGATGCGACCGCGGTGCCCAACGTCGTCGACAACGAGGACCGTCCCGCTCAGTGCACGCTCAAGCAGAGCATCGCCGATTTCGCCGCCATGAGCGAGGGCACCCTCGGCGCCGCGCAGGCGATGATGACGGCGCGCCTGAAGATCGAAGGTGACATGGGGCTTGCAATGCGGATCGACGGGGCGCTGTCGCGCGGTCGCTGA
- a CDS encoding NAD(P)/FAD-dependent oxidoreductase, with amino-acid sequence MAQHFDVLIIGAGISGIGSACHLKTQLPGKSFAVLEAHESFGGTWLIHRYPGIRSDSDLFTFGYRFKPWEGPPIASGAEIMRYLGEVIEEYALGPQIRYGRRVVSADWRSAERHWVVRVAVAGSEEIEEYTAHFLWSCAGYYRHDQGYTPDWPGLADFAGRLIHPQAWPEDIDLSDKRVVVVGSGATAATLVPALAGKCGALTMLQRSPTYFYPGSNRNELAETLRGLDVDPAWIHEIVRRKVLADQKVATDLALAYPAAAKQMLIEGVREQAGPGVDIETHFTPRYDPWRQRIAFVPDGDLFKALKSGAFEIVTDRIEKFVPEGIVLESGRTLEADVVVSATGFNLAVLGDVTLHVDGAAVDISSEMTWRGVMMTGVPNLVWTYGYFRASWTLRVDLLGDFMCRMLRHMAANGWQTVEAGPRAHEQGMVRTPWMEGQDFAPGYMQRGGHILPRRGEGQEWTHTQDYWTERDELPKIDFTEAPLTFR; translated from the coding sequence ATGGCCCAGCATTTCGACGTCCTGATCATCGGCGCAGGCATTTCAGGCATCGGTTCGGCCTGCCATCTCAAGACCCAGCTTCCGGGCAAGAGCTTCGCCGTTCTCGAAGCGCACGAGAGCTTCGGCGGCACCTGGCTGATCCATCGCTATCCTGGCATTCGCTCGGACAGCGACCTGTTCACCTTCGGCTACCGCTTCAAACCGTGGGAGGGGCCGCCGATCGCCAGCGGCGCCGAGATCATGCGCTATCTCGGCGAGGTGATCGAGGAATATGCGCTCGGCCCGCAGATCCGCTATGGTCGCCGTGTGGTCTCGGCCGACTGGCGCAGCGCCGAGCGCCATTGGGTGGTCCGCGTCGCGGTCGCAGGGTCGGAGGAGATCGAAGAATATACCGCCCATTTCCTGTGGTCCTGTGCAGGTTATTATCGCCACGATCAGGGCTATACGCCCGACTGGCCGGGGCTTGCCGACTTCGCCGGACGGCTGATCCATCCGCAGGCCTGGCCCGAGGACATCGACCTTTCGGACAAGCGGGTAGTGGTGGTAGGCTCGGGTGCCACCGCGGCAACGCTGGTTCCGGCGCTCGCCGGCAAGTGCGGCGCGCTCACCATGCTGCAGCGCTCGCCGACCTATTTCTATCCCGGCAGCAACCGCAACGAACTCGCCGAAACGCTGCGCGGGCTCGATGTCGACCCAGCGTGGATCCACGAGATCGTGCGCCGCAAGGTTCTGGCCGACCAGAAGGTCGCGACCGATCTCGCGCTCGCCTATCCCGCTGCGGCCAAGCAGATGCTGATCGAGGGCGTTCGCGAACAGGCAGGGCCCGGCGTCGATATCGAGACCCACTTCACCCCGCGCTATGATCCGTGGCGCCAGCGGATCGCCTTCGTGCCCGACGGCGACCTGTTCAAGGCGCTCAAGAGCGGCGCATTCGAAATCGTCACCGACCGGATCGAAAAGTTCGTGCCCGAGGGCATCGTGCTCGAATCCGGCCGGACACTCGAGGCTGACGTGGTCGTCTCGGCGACCGGATTCAATCTCGCAGTGCTGGGGGATGTCACCCTCCATGTCGACGGCGCAGCGGTCGACATTTCCTCAGAGATGACCTGGCGGGGCGTGATGATGACGGGCGTGCCCAACCTCGTGTGGACCTATGGCTATTTCCGCGCGAGCTGGACGCTGCGGGTCGACCTGCTGGGCGATTTCATGTGCCGCATGCTGCGCCATATGGCGGCGAACGGGTGGCAGACCGTCGAGGCGGGGCCCCGTGCGCACGAGCAGGGCATGGTTCGCACGCCCTGGATGGAAGGGCAGGACTTCGCCCCTGGCTACATGCAGCGCGGCGGACACATCCTTCCCCGCCGCGGCGAAGGGCAGGAATGGACCCACACGCAGGATTACTGGACGGAACGCGACGAGCTTCCAAAAATCGACTTCACCGAGGCACCCCTGACGTTCCGCTGA
- a CDS encoding IS6 family transposase, whose amino-acid sequence MSRRRKSASPFRYFNSSPEIIRLAVMLYVRFPLSLRNVEDLLFERGIDVCHETVRLWWNRFGPLFAADIRRQRVNRMRGFKHWRWHLDEMYVKLNGEMVYLWRAVDHEGEVLESYVTRKRDKSAALRFLKKAMKRHGQAEEIVTDGLRSYPAAMKELGNVERREMGRWLNNRAENSHLPFRRRERAMLRFRQMKSLQKFASVHASFHNHFSQERHLVDRTTFKLRRSAALVEWQNLVN is encoded by the coding sequence ATGTCTCGACGCCGCAAATCCGCCAGTCCCTTCCGCTATTTCAACTCGTCACCGGAGATCATCCGTCTCGCGGTGATGCTGTATGTCCGCTTTCCGTTGTCGCTGCGAAACGTTGAAGACCTACTATTCGAGCGCGGCATCGACGTGTGTCACGAGACGGTGAGGCTGTGGTGGAACAGGTTTGGTCCACTGTTTGCTGCAGACATCCGGCGCCAGCGGGTAAACCGGATGCGCGGCTTCAAACACTGGCGTTGGCACCTTGATGAGATGTACGTCAAACTCAACGGCGAGATGGTTTATTTATGGCGTGCTGTAGACCACGAGGGTGAGGTTCTGGAAAGCTACGTCACTCGGAAACGCGACAAATCCGCAGCTTTACGCTTTCTGAAGAAAGCCATGAAACGCCATGGACAGGCAGAAGAAATCGTTACTGATGGACTACGCTCCTACCCTGCCGCCATGAAGGAACTGGGCAATGTAGAGCGGCGGGAGATGGGACGCTGGCTAAACAACCGAGCTGAAAACAGCCACCTCCCCTTTCGACGACGAGAACGGGCGATGCTGCGATTTCGGCAAATGAAGTCCCTACAGAAATTTGCTTCAGTCCATGCTTCCTTCCACAACCACTTTTCCCAGGAACGCCACCTCGTCGACCGAACCACATTCAAGCTTCGACGCTCGGCCGCACTGGTCGAGTGGCAAAACCTTGTGAACTAA
- a CDS encoding alpha/beta hydrolase, translating into MCFDSASEAGFRVVAPDIRGFGESGKPDPVEDYTLLHSAGDVVALLAALDEPGALLVGHDLGAWIAAYAARLRPDLFPALALISTVVGPREAQRPSTGWAALEAQFGGKSHHHYFQQPGLAEAQLDADIAKSLRGIHFAISGQATGAQRWRLFVRPGETVLDVLPDPGFTPSWLGEEAFGEYVRQYSKAGFVAPLAHYRCRDRNWDLTAALAGQPVTQPAMFIGGAADPVMDLMHPLYDAMEQTYPGLVSKTLLENIGHSAPEEAPEAVSNALVAFCTAYGLKH; encoded by the coding sequence ATTTGCTTTGACAGTGCCAGCGAGGCGGGGTTCCGGGTGGTCGCCCCGGACATTCGGGGTTTTGGCGAAAGCGGCAAACCCGATCCCGTCGAGGACTACACCCTGCTGCACAGTGCCGGAGATGTGGTTGCGCTGCTGGCTGCCCTGGACGAGCCAGGTGCGCTTCTGGTCGGGCACGATCTGGGTGCATGGATTGCGGCTTATGCTGCAAGGCTCAGGCCAGACCTGTTTCCGGCCCTGGCCCTGATCAGCACGGTCGTCGGCCCGCGGGAAGCGCAGCGTCCCAGCACGGGCTGGGCAGCGCTGGAGGCGCAGTTTGGTGGCAAGTCGCACCACCACTACTTCCAGCAACCGGGTCTCGCCGAAGCCCAGCTTGATGCTGACATCGCCAAGTCGCTGCGGGGCATTCATTTCGCCATTTCAGGGCAGGCCACGGGAGCCCAGCGCTGGCGGCTGTTCGTGAGGCCCGGTGAAACCGTGCTTGATGTGTTGCCGGATCCCGGCTTTACCCCATCATGGCTGGGCGAAGAGGCGTTCGGTGAATACGTCCGGCAATACAGCAAAGCCGGGTTTGTGGCCCCCTTGGCACACTACCGCTGCCGCGATCGCAATTGGGACCTGACCGCCGCCCTGGCCGGGCAACCCGTGACCCAGCCCGCCATGTTCATCGGCGGCGCGGCCGATCCCGTCATGGATCTGATGCATCCACTTTATGATGCGATGGAGCAGACTTACCCCGGGCTGGTCTCCAAGACCCTGCTGGAAAACATCGGCCACAGCGCGCCGGAAGAAGCCCCGGAAGCCGTTTCGAACGCACTGGTGGCATTCTGCACGGCGTATGGGTTGAAGCATTGA
- a CDS encoding integrase family protein — protein MPRLTKRIVEGATPKVKEYYLWDEDIPGLGLRVLPSGRKQYIVQYRAGRRSRRISLGPHTVLTAEQARANALAILSDARSGKDPAAACELLEHAPCLPDNPWVITGMLPGARLTDLQPFWQRVRARAGLSEVRIHDLRHTFASTAIAAGHSLPIIGKLLGHTQVQTTARYAHLAAQPAMLAAESITKVLDGALTA, from the coding sequence ATGCCCAGACTGACCAAACGAATTGTGGAAGGCGCAACGCCCAAGGTCAAAGAGTATTACCTTTGGGATGAGGACATTCCGGGCCTGGGCCTGCGTGTGCTGCCTTCAGGTCGGAAGCAGTACATTGTGCAGTACCGGGCGGGGAGACGATCCCGGCGGATCTCGCTGGGGCCACATACCGTACTGACCGCGGAGCAGGCACGCGCCAACGCCTTGGCTATTCTAAGCGATGCACGGAGCGGAAAAGATCCCGCAGCCGCCTGCGAACTGCTGGAGCATGCCCCTTGCCTGCCCGACAACCCTTGGGTAATCACAGGAATGCTGCCGGGTGCCCGGCTAACTGATCTTCAGCCCTTCTGGCAGAGGGTGCGTGCCCGAGCCGGTCTGTCAGAGGTTCGTATCCATGACCTGCGGCACACGTTCGCCTCGACGGCGATTGCGGCTGGCCATTCATTGCCCATCATCGGGAAGCTGCTGGGGCATACTCAGGTGCAGACTACCGCGCGCTACGCTCATCTTGCCGCTCAGCCGGCCATGCTGGCAGCTGAATCCATCACAAAAGTCCTGGACGGCGCGCTGACGGCTTAA
- the ald gene encoding alanine dehydrogenase, which produces MRVGTVKEIKNHEYRVGLTPESVRELVSHGHEVWVECSAGNGIGASDADYIAAGAAIKATAQEIFAACEMIVKVKEPQAGERAMLREGQILYTYLHLAPDPEQTADLVKSGVTAIAYETVTAPDNSLPLLKPMSQVAGRMAVQAGATALEKAHGGRGVLLGGVPGVLPARVVVIGGGVVGFNAAQMAVGLGADVTILDRDAAVLERLDTHFAGRARTLFSGRASLAQQVAEADLVIGAVLVPGAAAPKLVTRDMLKTMKPGAVLVDVAIDQGGCFETSRATTHADPTFIVDDIVHYCVANMPGAVARTSTYALNNVTLPYALKIAGHGWQAALRSDPHLAAGLNVHAGQVIHEAVARDLGYHHIAISSVL; this is translated from the coding sequence ATGCGTGTTGGTACAGTCAAAGAGATCAAGAATCACGAGTATCGCGTTGGCCTGACGCCGGAAAGCGTGCGTGAACTGGTTTCGCATGGGCACGAAGTCTGGGTCGAATGTAGTGCTGGTAACGGGATTGGTGCCAGCGATGCCGATTACATCGCTGCTGGCGCTGCGATAAAAGCCACTGCGCAGGAAATCTTCGCCGCCTGCGAAATGATCGTGAAAGTGAAGGAACCCCAGGCGGGCGAACGTGCCATGCTGCGGGAAGGGCAGATCCTTTACACCTATCTCCACCTTGCCCCTGATCCCGAGCAGACGGCTGACCTCGTCAAAAGCGGGGTCACGGCAATTGCCTATGAAACCGTGACCGCCCCCGATAACTCCTTGCCCTTGCTAAAACCGATGAGCCAGGTGGCGGGCCGCATGGCCGTCCAGGCCGGGGCAACGGCGCTCGAAAAGGCGCACGGCGGCCGCGGCGTCCTTTTGGGAGGTGTGCCGGGCGTTTTGCCCGCCAGAGTTGTGGTGATCGGTGGCGGCGTGGTTGGCTTCAATGCCGCTCAAATGGCGGTCGGTTTGGGCGCCGATGTCACGATTCTGGACCGGGACGCCGCCGTGCTGGAGCGGCTTGATACCCATTTCGCCGGGCGCGCACGGACTTTATTTTCGGGCCGGGCCAGCCTTGCCCAGCAGGTTGCCGAAGCCGATCTGGTCATCGGAGCGGTGCTTGTGCCGGGGGCCGCCGCGCCCAAGCTGGTCACCCGCGACATGCTCAAGACCATGAAGCCGGGGGCCGTGCTGGTCGATGTTGCGATTGACCAGGGTGGATGCTTCGAAACCAGCCGCGCCACTACGCACGCGGATCCAACCTTCATTGTCGACGACATTGTGCATTACTGCGTCGCGAATATGCCGGGCGCGGTCGCTCGCACCAGCACCTATGCCCTCAACAATGTGACGCTGCCTTACGCCCTGAAGATAGCTGGACATGGCTGGCAAGCCGCCTTGCGCAGCGACCCCCACCTCGCCGCTGGGCTGAACGTACACGCAGGCCAAGTCATCCACGAAGCCGTCGCCCGTGACCTCGGCTATCACCACATCGCGATCAGTTCGGTTCTGTAA
- a CDS encoding MFS transporter — protein MASGESNNNRSLSGTQLVAFGLPAMSHALVAGAVYTVLPTHYAANTAITLAQIGTVAGLSRVIDALNDPVMGYLSDRTRSRFGSRKPWIAAAIIFCVIAVFQLFSPPRDATWVYFLIWSQVLYTGFTMFEVPRSAWGAELSRDYNERARIGMFVGGFNIAGALTFYLVPITLGMFGGSSKVDGAALSLISWVYAISMPVAVLLCLWLVPQGRKLDHKPTTLRGVGKTILRSLPARRLFTIVTLWGLGQGVFVGCAFIFYSYYMKLDEWFAMIMGLLFLIQVMALPLWSRILPRYDRHRVWAFCIGAAALLAPIALLLPKGEQALPYLFPLVIVQAFLMAPANFLPGAVLGDVIDYDTMKSGTNKAGNLFAVQMVLIKIAMALGGAVAFNLLQLVGYRVNQPNTDFANWGLAAIFLGIPLLFHLAMAALAWNFPLDRRRHGIITRRLQSRQIVREELLVPN, from the coding sequence ATCACCCTAGCCCAGATTGGGACCGTGGCCGGGCTCAGCCGGGTGATCGATGCCCTTAATGATCCGGTCATGGGCTATTTGTCCGATCGCACGCGAAGCCGGTTCGGCAGCCGCAAGCCCTGGATTGCAGCGGCAATCATCTTTTGCGTGATTGCCGTGTTTCAGCTCTTTTCGCCGCCCCGCGATGCTACCTGGGTGTACTTCCTGATCTGGTCGCAAGTGCTCTACACTGGCTTTACCATGTTCGAAGTGCCGCGTTCTGCTTGGGGGGCGGAACTAAGCCGGGACTATAACGAACGGGCCCGGATCGGGATGTTTGTCGGGGGTTTCAATATCGCGGGTGCATTGACCTTTTACCTGGTGCCAATCACGCTGGGCATGTTCGGCGGCAGTTCCAAGGTTGATGGCGCGGCATTGAGCCTGATCTCTTGGGTCTATGCGATTTCCATGCCGGTTGCCGTATTGCTGTGCCTGTGGCTGGTCCCGCAGGGGCGCAAGCTTGACCACAAGCCGACTACCCTAAGGGGCGTCGGCAAGACGATCTTGCGCTCGTTGCCGGCCCGCAGGCTTTTCACCATCGTCACGCTTTGGGGACTGGGCCAGGGTGTGTTCGTCGGTTGTGCCTTCATCTTCTACAGCTACTACATGAAGCTGGACGAATGGTTCGCGATGATCATGGGGCTGTTGTTCCTGATACAGGTGATGGCGCTGCCGCTATGGTCGCGGATACTGCCGCGGTACGACCGTCACCGGGTCTGGGCTTTCTGTATTGGCGCAGCAGCCTTGCTGGCTCCGATCGCGCTGCTCCTGCCCAAGGGTGAACAGGCGCTGCCTTATCTTTTTCCGCTGGTCATCGTGCAGGCTTTCCTGATGGCTCCGGCCAACTTTCTGCCCGGCGCGGTGCTTGGCGACGTCATTGATTATGACACCATGAAAAGCGGGACGAACAAGGCGGGCAATCTGTTTGCGGTCCAGATGGTCCTGATCAAGATCGCCATGGCGCTGGGCGGCGCGGTGGCCTTCAACCTGTTGCAACTGGTCGGATACCGGGTCAACCAGCCCAACACCGATTTTGCCAATTGGGGACTGGCCGCGATCTTCCTGGGCATTCCGCTGTTGTTCCACCTGGCGATGGCTGCGCTGGCATGGAATTTTCCTTTGGATCGTCGGCGCCACGGGATCATCACCCGCCGCCTGCAATCGCGTCAGATCGTGCGGGAAGAACTGCTGGTGCCCAACTGA